A region from the Carboxydocella sporoproducens DSM 16521 genome encodes:
- the mfd gene encoding transcription-repair coupling factor, which translates to MTRGLVGPLLQAKELQDLWRDLGVKKKTALVYGVSGAVSASLLAAWYRLRQQPLLAIVRDLADAKRLCDDLSTFLPEEEILLYPAQELLPWDIEASSRELLTARLKVLGALARGRTSLIVAPVAALSRAVTPPEQFKNYLVTLNKGQEIEPTALAAQLLQMGYERVSQVEVAGQFSWRGGIVDIFPASASEPVRLEFFDVEIDSLRLFDPVSQRSLREIEQAEILPARDYFATAADWQQAARVLEKEYQNLRKKLIGLQQREAVGRLDQKLKDLLSRLKEGLIPAGLDAFAAYVMPEKATLLDYLPTGALIAVEDPNRVREKALAWDDERGETFASWLERGMALPGQEALYFSWEDIWRQLTGRPLLGLALLPREQTGWRPELLLNLNSRTAPLYQGNLEELTRDLKNYKRQGYAVALLTTHTQRSQQLLDLLKEAEIEAVYLGRLQQEFRTGNIVITRGELSAGFEFPQSKILILTERELFGQSKKGRKAREIKPAGGQKISAFTDLKIGDYVVHVNHGIGVYEGVEQLSVGGITRDYLVVSYAGADRLYIPTEQISLLQKYIGTDGQKPRISKLGGQEWQKAKAKARSAVKEMAEELIKLYAAREALKGFAFSPDTVWQQEFEQAFPYEETPDQLQAIAEIKADMERPRPMDRLLCGDVGYGKTEVALRAAFKAVMDNKQVAILVPTTILAQQHYNTCLERFQGFPVSIDLLSRFRSAREQKATLKKLASGQVDIIIGTHRLLQDDVKFRDLGLLIVDEEQRFGVAHKEKLKQLKQTVDVLTLSATPIPRTLHMALAGVRDMSLLETPPEERYPVQTFVVEFNPLMIRDAILRELARGGQVYFVHNRIEDMDRIFAFLTQLVPEARIAIGHGQMREDELEKVMLDFFNQEYDVLLCTTIIETGLDIPNVNTIIIDNADTMGLAQLYQLRGRVGRSNRMAYAYLTYRKDKVLTEIAEKRLQTLREFTELGSGFKIAMRDLEIRGAGNLLGPEQHGHIMAIGFDLYTQMLEEAIRELKGEIKEEPLETTVEIAIDAYLPADYIEDGAVKMEIYRKIMLCRTEEQLLDLSDELVDRFGDPPLPVVNLLTIARIKILGQEAGITYIGKQQEHLIIKLAPDAPLEPVKILRLPGKIRGLNIVGGAEPVIRVPWSKRDPGLNWVEKIIREIKYCGIGSENLV; encoded by the coding sequence ATGACCAGAGGGCTGGTCGGGCCCTTGCTTCAGGCGAAAGAACTCCAGGATTTGTGGCGGGATTTAGGAGTAAAGAAAAAAACCGCCCTGGTCTATGGAGTAAGCGGAGCGGTGTCTGCTTCATTACTGGCGGCCTGGTACCGTTTGCGGCAGCAACCTCTGCTAGCCATAGTAAGGGATCTGGCTGATGCAAAACGTCTATGTGATGACTTGAGCACATTTTTGCCGGAAGAGGAGATTTTACTCTATCCGGCCCAGGAACTATTACCATGGGACATTGAAGCCAGTAGCCGGGAGTTATTAACTGCCCGGCTAAAAGTGCTGGGCGCGCTGGCCAGAGGGCGCACCTCACTGATAGTGGCTCCCGTTGCTGCTTTAAGCCGGGCGGTCACACCACCGGAGCAATTCAAAAATTATCTGGTTACCCTGAACAAAGGCCAGGAAATAGAGCCGACCGCCCTGGCGGCTCAACTTCTCCAGATGGGTTATGAACGGGTATCCCAGGTGGAAGTAGCAGGGCAATTCAGCTGGCGCGGAGGAATTGTCGATATTTTTCCGGCCTCGGCCAGTGAACCGGTGCGCCTGGAATTTTTTGATGTAGAAATTGATTCCTTGCGCCTTTTTGACCCGGTGAGCCAGCGCTCTTTGCGGGAAATAGAGCAGGCGGAGATTCTGCCGGCCCGGGATTATTTTGCCACTGCTGCTGACTGGCAACAGGCAGCCAGGGTGCTGGAAAAAGAGTACCAGAATTTGCGCAAAAAACTGATCGGGCTTCAACAGAGGGAAGCAGTGGGGCGTTTGGATCAGAAGCTGAAGGATTTGCTGAGCCGGCTCAAGGAGGGCCTGATTCCTGCTGGTCTGGATGCCTTCGCCGCCTATGTAATGCCAGAAAAAGCTACCCTGCTGGACTACTTGCCGACCGGGGCGCTGATAGCCGTCGAAGATCCCAACCGGGTCAGGGAAAAGGCGCTGGCCTGGGATGATGAGCGTGGAGAAACCTTTGCCAGCTGGCTGGAACGGGGTATGGCTTTGCCCGGGCAGGAAGCTTTATATTTCAGCTGGGAAGATATATGGCGGCAGCTGACAGGAAGGCCCTTGCTGGGCCTGGCCCTTTTGCCCAGGGAGCAAACAGGCTGGCGGCCCGAACTTCTGTTAAACCTGAACAGCCGGACGGCGCCCCTGTATCAGGGAAATCTGGAAGAATTGACCCGCGACTTAAAAAACTACAAACGTCAGGGCTATGCCGTCGCCCTGCTTACAACCCATACCCAGCGCAGCCAGCAGTTGCTGGATTTATTGAAAGAGGCGGAGATTGAAGCTGTATATTTAGGCCGATTGCAGCAGGAATTTCGGACTGGAAATATCGTTATCACCCGGGGGGAACTTTCAGCCGGTTTTGAGTTTCCCCAGAGCAAAATCCTGATTTTAACGGAGAGAGAGCTTTTTGGCCAGAGCAAAAAGGGCAGAAAAGCCCGGGAAATTAAGCCTGCTGGCGGTCAGAAAATCAGCGCTTTTACCGACCTCAAGATCGGGGATTATGTAGTTCATGTCAATCACGGGATCGGGGTGTATGAAGGGGTTGAACAGCTGAGCGTTGGCGGTATTACCCGGGACTACCTGGTGGTAAGCTATGCCGGGGCCGATCGCCTCTATATCCCTACGGAACAGATTAGCCTGTTGCAAAAGTACATCGGTACTGATGGGCAAAAACCCAGGATCAGTAAACTGGGCGGGCAGGAATGGCAAAAAGCCAAGGCCAAAGCCAGAAGTGCGGTCAAAGAGATGGCCGAGGAGCTGATCAAGCTCTACGCTGCCCGCGAAGCCCTAAAGGGTTTTGCCTTTTCGCCGGATACCGTCTGGCAGCAGGAATTTGAACAGGCCTTTCCTTATGAGGAGACTCCGGACCAGTTGCAGGCTATTGCCGAAATCAAGGCCGATATGGAACGGCCCCGGCCCATGGATCGTCTCCTGTGCGGGGATGTGGGCTATGGCAAAACCGAAGTAGCTTTGCGGGCAGCCTTTAAAGCCGTAATGGACAACAAACAGGTAGCCATCCTGGTGCCGACCACCATCCTGGCCCAGCAGCATTACAATACCTGTCTGGAGAGGTTTCAGGGCTTTCCGGTTTCCATTGACCTGCTCAGCCGTTTTCGCAGTGCCCGGGAACAAAAAGCTACCTTAAAGAAACTGGCCAGTGGCCAGGTGGATATTATAATAGGTACTCATCGGCTGTTACAGGATGATGTCAAGTTCAGAGACCTGGGGCTGTTGATAGTCGATGAGGAACAGCGCTTTGGTGTTGCCCATAAGGAAAAACTGAAACAATTAAAACAGACGGTGGATGTCTTGACCTTAAGCGCAACCCCCATTCCCCGGACATTACACATGGCTCTGGCGGGGGTTAGGGATATGAGCTTGCTGGAAACCCCGCCGGAAGAAAGATATCCAGTACAGACCTTTGTGGTGGAATTCAATCCTCTGATGATCCGGGATGCTATCCTGCGGGAACTGGCCCGCGGGGGACAGGTCTATTTTGTTCACAACCGCATTGAAGATATGGATCGCATCTTTGCCTTCCTGACCCAGCTGGTACCCGAGGCCCGCATAGCAATTGGACATGGACAGATGAGGGAAGATGAGCTGGAAAAGGTCATGCTGGATTTTTTCAACCAGGAATATGATGTTCTGCTCTGTACTACCATTATTGAAACCGGTCTGGATATTCCCAATGTTAATACCATCATTATCGATAATGCTGATACCATGGGTCTGGCCCAGCTCTATCAGCTGCGGGGCCGGGTGGGACGCAGTAATCGTATGGCCTATGCCTATTTAACCTATCGCAAGGATAAGGTATTGACGGAAATTGCGGAAAAAAGGTTGCAGACATTACGGGAGTTTACCGAGCTGGGTTCCGGGTTCAAGATAGCCATGCGGGATCTGGAAATCAGGGGGGCCGGCAATTTACTAGGGCCGGAGCAACATGGTCATATTATGGCCATAGGCTTTGACCTTTACACTCAGATGCTGGAGGAAGCGATACGTGAGTTAAAAGGAGAAATCAAGGAAGAACCGCTGGAAACTACCGTGGAAATTGCAATAGATGCCTATCTGCCTGCAGACTACATCGAAGATGGTGCGGTAAAAATGGAGATTTACCGCAAAATCATGCTCTGCCGCACGGAAGAACAATTACTGGATTTGTCGGATGAGCTGGTAGACCGTTTCGGTGATCCGCCTTTACCGGTGGTCAACCTGTTGACTATTGCCAGAATAAAAATTCTAGGCCAGGAAGCAGGCATTACCTATATCGGCAAACAACAGGAACATTTAATTATCAAGCTGGCACCTGATGCTCCTCTGGAGCCGGTCAAGATCCTGAGGTTACCGGGAAAGATTCGGGGGCTGAATATTGTCGGGGGTGCGGAGCCGGTTATAAGAGTGCCCTGGTCCAAACGGGACCCGGGGCTGAACTGGGTGGAAAAAATTATCAGGGAAATAAAATACTGTGGAATTGGTTCCGAGAATTTGGTATAA